Genomic window (Streptomyces sp. LX-29):
GATCGCGGTGCCCAGGGCGCGCACCGCCGCGCGGGGCACGCCGAGTTGCTCGGCCAGGCGCCCGTAGCTGGTGGTGACGCCGTACGGGATGGTCTCCAGGCCCTCCCAGACCTTGCGCTGGAAGTCGGTGCCGCGGGCGGTGTGTGCCACGTCGAAGCGGGTCAGCGTGCCGTCGAAGTACGCACGGAGCTGCCGCACGATCTCGACGAACGCCTCCGGGTCGTGCCGCCAGTCCTCTTTGGCCGTGGCGCCGCCCCGCTGGCCCGGCAGCGACAGGGAGTCCAGCGCGGTGCCACCCCGCGCGGTCGCCGACTCCTCGCCGACCAGCAGCAACTCACCCAGCGGGCTGTCCATCGTCGCGTAGACCGTCATGGTGCGCGTTCCTTTCTGCGCTCGTTCCGGGTACGAGTCTGCGGTCCGGCGCGCGGTCGTGCTGGCGGAAATCGGACGTCGCTCTAGGAGCCAGGCGCTCTTGGCCAGGGGGCCGGGCGGCGGTCCTGTGGCGCGTCTCCCCTCCACCGTA
Coding sequences:
- a CDS encoding methylated-DNA--[protein]-cysteine S-methyltransferase, with product MTVYATMDSPLGELLLVGEESATARGGTALDSLSLPGQRGGATAKEDWRHDPEAFVEIVRQLRAYFDGTLTRFDVAHTARGTDFQRKVWEGLETIPYGVTTSYGRLAEQLGVPRAAVRALGTAIGANPLLLIRPCHRVIGANGSLTGYAGGLEAKRRLLDLEGAGAPTGGGRGPR